CAGTTATGTCGACTTCGCCTCGCGATTCGATCAGAATACCGACTTCGTAAGCATCAGTAATAGCATGACGTTTGAATGAGGTGACGGCCGGGGGGAAAAAGAAACCCCCGGCATTGCCTGGTCTCCGTGAAGAGGGGCAACCCGGGGGTCGAAAATCCTGAGCCAGGGGGGATTTGAACCCACGACCCACGCCTTAAAAGGGCGCTGCTCTACCAGCTGAGCTACTAGCTCGGAATCCGGGGAATGGTGTCCCCGGAGGAGCGGCAAAGATAGCTTGGAGGTCCCGTACCTGCAAGCAATTTGCCCGAATTCGGCCCCGGGCTTGATTGTTTTTCGGACTCTATTAAGTACCTTGTTGCCGTGATTTTGCCCCAAAATCCCCATCCGGCGCGCGCGCGTCCTGGCCTGTCCGTACGCTTGTCTTGGGCCCTATTGGCGGGCGCCGCAGGGGTATTCGCCCAGGGCGAGGACTTGGTCGGCACGGCCGAATTCCAATACATCGAAACCTTGGTTTTCGCCCGGCCGGCGGGTTTGGCGGGGGCCTACACGGCCGCCGCCCAGGGCTCCGATGCCATCGGGTACAATCCTGCCGGCGTCGCCAAGGCCGATGCGGGCCGCATGCTTTCGGGCACTTTCCGTTACCATATGCTGGAGATCGCATCGGGAAACGCCGCCTATGCCTTCCCGGGGGCGGATAGCAACATGAGCTATGCCTTCTCGGCCGCCTTCATCAATTACGGCCGCATCGATGAGTTGGATGAGGATGGGAACGCGACGGGTATCAAGTATATGCCTTCGTCCTTCAATCCCTCCTTCACCGCGGCGCGGCGGGTGTCGGACCGTTTGCGCGTGGGCGCGACCTTGCGCGGCTTTTCCGAGTATCTCGGCGACTTCACCGAATCGCAGTTGGGTTGGGGTTGGGGCGTGGACCTGGGGATGCAGTATCAGCCCGCGGCCAGGAACGTCGGGTTCGGGGTGGCGCTCTTGAACGTGGGCCGCAAAGAGCGGTCCCAATTGATCGGCAAGGATGCCGGGGGGTTGCTGCCCATATCCCTCAAGGCGGGATTCTTCTACTCGGCGCCGGAAATGCCCAAGGCCAAGCTTCTCGCCGATGGGGAAGTGCCTTTGCATGGGTCGCCGCGGGCCAGCGGGGCCATCGAGTACGCCTACTCGCCTTCCTTCATCTTGCGCATGGGGAGCCGGGTCCAGATGAGCGAACTGGCCCATTATTATAACTCGCTCACCGATGCGGAAACCTCGACGTGGCAGGGCGGGAACGCGCTCAAGCTCACCGCCGGCTTCACCTTCGTGTCCGACGGCTACGCGCTGGATTATGCGGCGCAGTACTGGGACGGCTTGAGCTGGGTGCATGCCCTAACCCTCAAATACGCCGTCCTCTAATCGGGCCTCCTTTTCCCATGGCAAGCAGAAGAGTTCCAGGCAGGGCGGCGGCGGGGCCCGCTTGAGGGCATTCTTCGCGGCCGCCGCCTTCTATCTGTATAACTCCTTCCTATCGCATGTACCCCTGTATTGGCTGCGCCAGGCGTATCTGACGCGCATCCTGGGATTGCGCCTGGGGCGCGGCGTGGCTGTCCATATGGGCTGCTTCGTCGCGGGGCGGCACATTACCATCGGCGATCATTCGGTGATCAATCGGGGAACCTATCTGGACGGCCGCCATCCGCTGCGCATCGGGAGTAACGTGAGCGTTTCCGCCGAGTGCTATATCCTGACCTTGGATCATCGCGTGGATAGCCCGGACTTCGCGGCCGAGCCGGGCCCGGTTTCCATCGGCGACTACGCCTGGCTGGGGGCCCGGGCCATGATCCTGCCCGGGGTGGAGTTGGGCGAAGGGGCGGTGGTCGGAGCCGGGGCCGTGGTGACCAAGTCGGTGGCGCCTTATGCCATCGTGGCGGGGGTGCCGGCCAAGCCCATCGGGGAGCGGCCCCGGGGCCTTCGCTATACGCTGAAGTATTTTCCCTTGTTCAATTCGGATGTGACCCTGCCATGAATACCCATGTCGAGAATCTGGCCCGCTCCCTGGTTCGGCGCTCGCCCCTGTTGATGTCCCTCTCTTTCCGGGCGCGGGGGATACGGCCCTTGGATAGCTTGGCCGAGCTGGACGCCTTCTTCGACGAATGCATGCGGGGATCCCAGGAGGTCACGGCCGAAGCCCTCGAACGCATGACCAAGGCCTACCTGAAGGTGCCGAAGGCGATCAAAATCCCCGGCGATCCTTTTTCACCCGAATACCGGAAGGCCCAGCACGATTTATACGCTCTGATCGCGGGCCGTCCTTATGAGTTCCAGAACGAGGCCACCGGCTTCGATTTCGAGGCCGTGAAAAACGATTTCTTTCCTTACAATACCGGGAGCGGCGCCTTCGTGGGCGAGCAATTGCTGAAGCAGGGGTTCGCCATCCGCAACGTCCATCTGCCCCGCGGCTCGCGCATCGTGGAATTCGGCGCCGGCTGGGGTAACCTCACGGTGCAGTTGGCGTTGATGGGCTACCGCATGACGGCGGTGGAATTGAATCCGCCTTCCATCGCCCTGATGGCGCACCGCGCGGGCTTGCATGGCAAGACCATTTCCTTCGCCCAGCAGGATATGCTGGAGTTCGCGGAAACCACGCGGGAAACCTTCGACGCGGCGCTGTTCCTGGCTTCCTTCCATCATTCCCTCGATCATCAGAAATTGGCCGAGAACCTGGGGCGCATCTTGTCGCCTCGGGGCGAAATCTATTTCGCGGATGAGCCGATCGCGCCGGTAGGCAGCCCCGTAATGCCGTATCCATGGGGATTGCGGCTGGAGGCGGCCAGCCTATACTACGTGCGCCGCCATGGCTGGATGGAACTCGGCTTCCAGGCCGGCTACTTCAAGGAACTGCTCGCTCGAACCGGTTGGGGCCATCGCATCGTCCCTTCGGAAATCCGCGGCGTACCCGATCTCTGGATCGCGACGCGCAAGACCGCTTAGTACCGTCGCGCCGAACTCCTTCAGGTCGCGCCCGGCTCATTTCCGGCGAGCTGCGATCCCGTCCAATAACGCTTGGGCGGAATTCTCCCAGGAATATTTGCCCCGCGGTGGCTCGCCTGCGGGGCGGGCCCCCGCGAGTACGGCTTCCATGGCATGCGCCAAGGACGGCGCATCGCCGGGAGGGAAGTAAAAGGCCCCCCGTTCCATGACTTCCCGGAAGACGGGGATGTCGCTGCAAAGGACCGGACAACCGGCTTCCACCGCATCGACCAAGGGGATGCCGAAGCCTTCATGGCGCGATGGGAAGACCAGGCCGGCGGCCCCCGCGTAAAGGGCCCGCAAGCTCCCCTCGTCGACGAATCCCAGGTTCAGGACGCCCGTTGCGGGAATAGCGATGAGCCCGGCCGCGATCAATTTCGCATCGCCGGTTACCGCCAGGCGTAAGGCGGGATGCTTCTCGCGCAGCCGGTTGAAGGCGGCTAGGGCGGTGGGGAGATCTTTGCGCGGATTGGTTACGCCCACCACCAGAAAGTAAGGCGTCGTCAGGCCGGGGACGGGATGCGGCTCATGTTCTTCCAGGCGGCTTCCGGCATTGGGGACCACCAGGATGCGCCCGGGCGGCGCCCGGAGCTCCCGGATGAGATCGGCGCGAACCGACTCCGAGACGGTTACGATGGCGGTGGCGAAACGCCGATTGAGGGCGGCATGCAGCCCTAAGAAGAAGGAGTATTTGCGGGAATGGGATCCCTTCGCCAAGCGGTAAGAGAGGTCATGGATCACCGGGAAAGTGGCGAGGCCGGGATGCAGGGCCGGGACGCGGCCCTCGAAGGACACGAAGCTGGTGAAACCCTGGCGACGGCAAAGGGCGGGGATGCCGACCTGTTCGAACCAATCGGTGGCGGGATGATCAGTCAGGTCCATCCGGGAAGGGAAGATGCGGTATCCGGCGAACTCGGAGGCGTAAGGGGAGCCCTCGGCCAGGATGAGGCCGCATTCGGAACGGGGGATGGCGCCGCTGCGCAGGATGTTGTAGGCATAGCGGCCCACGCCCGTCATGCCCGGGCGCACCCAACGGCCATCGAAGAGGATTCCGGTCATATCCCTAATGCCAAGTGGAGGACTCCACGCAAATGCACGCCTGCCTTGTCCAAAAGCTTACGATCGCCGCGGGCGAGGCCGGCGGCCGTGAAAAAAGCCATGCGGGAAAGGGAGCGGGCCAGGAAAATGAAGCGTAGGCCGAAGGCTCCGGCGCGGCCGTGCCAAGCCCGGAAATAAGCCAGGCGCCCGTCGTCGGTGAGGCGGAGGGAACGGAAGGAAAGATGGTCGATGCTGGCGCCGCCCAAATGCACCGCCGAAACCGTCTTTACCAGGTAACGCGACACCCCGCGCTTTTCCGCTTTGCGGCTGAAGTCCACGTCTTCGGCGTACATGAAGATGCCGGGATGAAGGCCGTCCAACTCCAGATAAAGCCGGCGCGGAACCATCAGGAGGGCCCCGGTGATCCAGTCCACCGGAACCACGTCGGCCGGGTCGCGCGCCTGCGCGTCCAACAGGCGCTTGCGCGCGGCCAGGGTGTCGGAGAAGAGTTCGCGGAAATAACCGGCGAGGGTGGGGAAGGGCAGGGCGCTCAATTGGGGGGAACCATCCCCGTACCTCAATCGGCAGGTGAGGAGGCACTCCCTGCCTTTGACCGCGGCGGCGGCTAGCAAGGTCGGGAGGATGGGCTCGGTCAGGTAGGCATCGGAGTTGAAGAGTACGAGCCAGTCGCCGCGGGCGGCTTGCGCCCCGATGTTATTGGCCCGCGCGAAGCCGAGATTGGTTTCATTGGCGATGACGGTGATGCCCGGAAAGCGTTCCCGCAGATGCGCCGCGCTTCCATCGGCGGAGGCGTTGTCCACCACGATGATCTCGAAATCGCGCGGGGCATCGGGGTTCGCGCCTTTCGCTTCGAATGCCTGGATGGAAGAGACGGCTTGGGAAGTCAGCTCCCGGGTATTCCAATTGACGATGAGGAAGG
The genomic region above belongs to Fibrobacterota bacterium and contains:
- a CDS encoding glycosyltransferase family 4 protein → MTGILFDGRWVRPGMTGVGRYAYNILRSGAIPRSECGLILAEGSPYASEFAGYRIFPSRMDLTDHPATDWFEQVGIPALCRRQGFTSFVSFEGRVPALHPGLATFPVIHDLSYRLAKGSHSRKYSFFLGLHAALNRRFATAIVTVSESVRADLIRELRAPPGRILVVPNAGSRLEEHEPHPVPGLTTPYFLVVGVTNPRKDLPTALAAFNRLREKHPALRLAVTGDAKLIAAGLIAIPATGVLNLGFVDEGSLRALYAGAAGLVFPSRHEGFGIPLVDAVEAGCPVLCSDIPVFREVMERGAFYFPPGDAPSLAHAMEAVLAGARPAGEPPRGKYSWENSAQALLDGIAARRK
- a CDS encoding glycosyltransferase family 2 protein: MKASFLIVNWNTRELTSQAVSSIQAFEAKGANPDAPRDFEIIVVDNASADGSAAHLRERFPGITVIANETNLGFARANNIGAQAARGDWLVLFNSDAYLTEPILPTLLAAAAVKGRECLLTCRLRYGDGSPQLSALPFPTLAGYFRELFSDTLAARKRLLDAQARDPADVVPVDWITGALLMVPRRLYLELDGLHPGIFMYAEDVDFSRKAEKRGVSRYLVKTVSAVHLGGASIDHLSFRSLRLTDDGRLAYFRAWHGRAGAFGLRFIFLARSLSRMAFFTAAGLARGDRKLLDKAGVHLRGVLHLALGI
- a CDS encoding acyltransferase, producing the protein MGCFVAGRHITIGDHSVINRGTYLDGRHPLRIGSNVSVSAECYILTLDHRVDSPDFAAEPGPVSIGDYAWLGARAMILPGVELGEGAVVGAGAVVTKSVAPYAIVAGVPAKPIGERPRGLRYTLKYFPLFNSDVTLP
- a CDS encoding class I SAM-dependent methyltransferase translates to MNTHVENLARSLVRRSPLLMSLSFRARGIRPLDSLAELDAFFDECMRGSQEVTAEALERMTKAYLKVPKAIKIPGDPFSPEYRKAQHDLYALIAGRPYEFQNEATGFDFEAVKNDFFPYNTGSGAFVGEQLLKQGFAIRNVHLPRGSRIVEFGAGWGNLTVQLALMGYRMTAVELNPPSIALMAHRAGLHGKTISFAQQDMLEFAETTRETFDAALFLASFHHSLDHQKLAENLGRILSPRGEIYFADEPIAPVGSPVMPYPWGLRLEAASLYYVRRHGWMELGFQAGYFKELLARTGWGHRIVPSEIRGVPDLWIATRKTA